A window of Ipomoea triloba cultivar NCNSP0323 chromosome 2, ASM357664v1 contains these coding sequences:
- the LOC116010942 gene encoding zinc finger BED domain-containing protein RICESLEEPER 2-like, whose protein sequence is MENISMPGTGSEPTNSSVHGATVVEAQTVETNAQQNVLPTTVVPQKKRKQVEVRSKVWDHFQRLSDINDVITEAKCIYCAKIYKCQTKKHGTSSLRAHILSCMKNPHSKDTRQSLLTFQAVVNSDSDEPTVGELGTWVFSQDSIRRALIEMIIIDELPFIFVEGQGFKMFIAVACPRFKIPSRWTVSRDIHVIYKEEKLKLKCLFRGNTQRVSITTDSWTSIQRINYMVVTAHFIDEEWKLHKKIISFIPVTSHKGQYIAKALETCLLEWGYIAKALETCLLEWGLRNVFTVTIDNASSNDTALGFLKRKLLSWGSSTVKCKYLHMRCIAHILNLVIQDGLKECDTVVKKVREVVRYVRNSPARLKKFRDLSDLIGIEQKSSLCLDVPTRWNSTYLMLKSAVIYQKVFEAYEESAVIYQKVFEAYEESDNSFKSDLGDSIPELHDWDSVNSLVTLLKCFYEMTIRISGSLYVTSNTTIRISGSLYVTSNTFFSEISDLFCILKSMVEADGAVKLMGANMKAKFEKYWGDIDKMNYMIFFANILDPRDKLEYMPTQINHMYGEVKGKTYLENLLTALHELFDDYAVSYRQSGSVSGFGSSSSSSSGSGSVGSFIETVQFASAPVGRPQHWLKSQIKKQRMESGGRKKTELEHYLSEAIVEEENSFDILRWWKVNSARFPILSKLARDVLAIPISTVASESAFSTSGRVLDSFRSSLTPKIVEALVCTQDWLRLPNTPLSIEENLEELERFEKEFNVEGESTSGGRTAGSSLATIPIPPDTEIRIKLEEE, encoded by the exons ATGGAAAATATCAGTATGCCTGGTACTGGCTCTGAACCTACCAATTCTTCAGTTCATGGAGCAACAGTGGTGGAAGCCCAAACTGTTGAAACAAATGCTCAACAGAATGTGCTGCCTACTACTGTAGTTCCtcagaagaaaaggaaacaggTTGAGGTCAGATCTAAGGTTTGGGATCATTTTCAGAGGTTGTCTGATATTAATGATGTTATTACAGAAGCTAAGTGTATCTATTGTGCAAAGATATACAAATGTCAAACCAAAAAGCATGGTACTTCATCTTTAAGGGCCCACATACTTAGTTGTATGAAAAACCCTCACTCTAAAGACACTAGGCAgtctcttttgacatttcaagCTGTTGTCAACTCTGATTCAGATGAACCAACTGTGGGAGAGTTAGGGACTTGGGTATTTAGTCAGGATTCTATTAGGAGAGCCTTGATAGAAATGATTATAATAGATGAACTTCCCTTTATATTTGTGGAGGGGCAAGGGTTTAAGATGTTTATTGCAGTGGCTTGTCCTAGGTTTAAAATTCCATCTAGGTGGACAGTCAGTAGGGACATCCATGTCATTTATAAAGAAGAGAAACTGAAGTTGAAGTGTTTGTTTAGGGGAAACACTCAAAGAGTCAGTATTACAACTGACTCTTGGACATCTATTCAAAGGATCAATTATATGGTAGTCACTGCACATTTTATAGATGAAGAGTGGAAGctacataaaaaaattatctcttTTATCCCTGTCACATCACACAAGGGTCAGTATATTGCAAAAGCTCTTGAAACTTGTTTGCTTGAGTGGGGGTATATTGCAAAAGCTCTTGAAACTTGTTTGCTTGAGTGGGGGCTTAGGAATGTGTTTACTGTGACAATAGATAATGCTTCATCAAATGATACTGCCCTTggttttttaaaaaggaaattgTTGTCTTGGGGATCATCTACTGTGAAGTGTAAGTATCTTCACATGAGATGCATTGCCCATATTCTGAATTTGGTTATTCAAGATGGTCTGAAAGAGTGTGATACTGTTGTAAAGAAGGTTAGGGAGGTTGTTAGATATGTCAGAAACTCACCTGCTAGGTTGAAGAAATTTAGGGATTTGTCAGACTTAATTGGTATTGAGCAGAAATCTTCTTTGTGTCTTGATGTGCCAACAAGGTGGAATTCCACCTATTTGATGTTAAAGTCTGCTGTTATATATCAGAAAGTGTTTGAGGCCTATGAGGAGTCTGCTGTTATATATCAGAAAGTGTTTGAGGCCTATGAGGAGAGTGACAATTCAtttaaatctgatttaggtgATTCTATTCCTGAATTACATGATTGGGATTCTGTGAACAGTTTGGTGACATTGTTGAAATGTTTCTATGAAATGACTATCAGAATTTCAGGGTCCTTGTATGTGACATCTAATACGACTATCAGAATTTCAGGGTCCTTGTATGTGACATCTAATACCTTTTTTTCTGAGATATCTGATCTGTTCTGTATCTTGAAAAGCATGGTGGAAGCTGATGGGGCTGTGAAACTAATGGGGGCTAACATGaaagcaaaatttgaaaaatattgggGTGATATAGATAAAATGAACTATATGATTTTCTTTGCAAACATTTTAGACCCCAGGGACAAGTTAGAATATATGCCAACTCAGATAAATCATATGTATGGTGAGGTAAAAGGCAAAACTTACCTTGAGAATTTGTTGACTGCTCTGCATGAATTGTTTGATGATTATGCTGTCAGTTACCGTCAATCTGGTTCTGTTTCTGGTTTTGGTTCTAGTTCTAGTTCTAgttctggttctggttctgTTGGTTCTTTTATTGAGACTGTTCAGTTTGCATCTGCCCCAGTTGGGAGGCCACAACATTGGTTGAAGTCCCAAATTAAGAAACAAAGAATGGAAAGTGGTGGGAGGAAAAAAACTGAGTTGGAACATTATTTATCTGAGGCAATAGTTGAAGAGGAAAATTCATTTGATATATTGAGATGGTGGAAGGTTAATTCTGCAAGATTTCCTATCCTATCTAAGCTTGCTAGGGATGTCTTAGCTATACCAATCTCAACTGTTGCCTCAGAGTCTGCCTTCAGTACATCTGGGAGGGTTTTAGATTCTTTTAGGAGTTCTttaactcctaaaattgtgGAAGCCTTGGTTTGTACTCAGGATTGGCTTAGGCTGCCAAATACCCCTCTATCAATTGAGGAAAATCTGGAAGAATTAGAAAGATTTGAGAAAG aGTTTAATGTTGAGGGTGAAAGTACATCTGGTGGGAGGACTGCTGGTTCTTCACTTGCAACAATTCCT ATTCCACCAGATACTGAAATAAGGATTAAGCTG GAAGAAGAGTAA